A part of Thiomicrorhabdus sediminis genomic DNA contains:
- the kdsB gene encoding 3-deoxy-manno-octulosonate cytidylyltransferase, with product MNTYVFIPARFGSSRLPGKPLKLIDGKPMIQHVYERISKAKGLMGVYIATDDERIKEVVEGFGGKVVMTPIEAASGTDRIAAAANALGLNDDDLIVNVQGDQPLVHHESIEDVIAPFLADDYDGSFEMSTLSFKIVNEAEITNPKDVKLVTDYNGFALYFSRATIPHGRDYWDHDSFKHLGVYAYSKRFVDIFNALPMGRLEDIEKLEQLRALEYGHKIKVVESQYDSPEVDLPGDIAIMEALLQAGH from the coding sequence ATGAATACTTACGTTTTTATTCCTGCACGTTTTGGTTCTTCACGCTTACCGGGCAAGCCGTTGAAACTGATTGATGGCAAACCGATGATTCAGCATGTTTATGAACGAATTTCGAAAGCAAAAGGCTTAATGGGCGTTTATATTGCCACCGATGACGAGCGCATCAAAGAGGTGGTCGAAGGTTTTGGCGGTAAAGTGGTGATGACTCCAATAGAGGCGGCATCAGGCACTGATCGTATTGCAGCGGCGGCTAATGCCTTGGGGTTAAATGATGACGATTTGATCGTCAATGTGCAAGGTGATCAACCACTGGTTCATCATGAATCGATCGAAGACGTTATCGCGCCTTTCTTAGCCGATGATTACGATGGCAGCTTTGAAATGAGCACATTGTCTTTCAAGATCGTCAATGAAGCGGAAATCACCAACCCGAAAGACGTTAAATTAGTTACCGACTATAATGGTTTTGCCTTGTATTTCTCTCGTGCCACCATTCCTCATGGTCGCGACTACTGGGATCACGATAGCTTCAAGCACTTAGGTGTCTATGCCTATAGCAAACGTTTTGTCGATATCTTCAACGCTCTACCAATGGGACGCTTGGAGGACATTGAAAAACTCGAGCAGCTCCGTGCCTTGGAATATGGTCATAAGATCAAAGTGGTAGAAAGCCAATACGATTCTCCCGAAGTTGATCTTCCAGGAGATATCGCGATTATGGAAGCTTTACTCCAAGCCGGCCATTAA
- a CDS encoding DegT/DnrJ/EryC1/StrS family aminotransferase: MPGFELFDETEKQQIDEVMEKGFTFRYNFDGMRNDVWKARELENMICETLDIKHAHLVSSGTTALTTALAAAGIGAGDEVIVPPFTFVASVEAIVLAGAIPVFAEIDETLTLSPAGIEAVITPKTKAVNFVHMCGSMGHMDEIKAICDKHNLVLLEDACQATGATYKGKALGSIGQVGTFSFDSVKTISCGEGGAVLTNDESIYNNAHMYSDHGHDHIGMDRGAESHPIMGSNYRISEMNAAVGVAQWKKLDRILEIQRRNKKALKDALAQYPEVSFRVLPDEAGDNAGFLSIMLPTEARAQEVTKALGEAGVPAVFYWYGNNWHYLKNWKHIHEMKSCAKLPIDLVADRPDYNNVQTPQSDAIMSRTISMLIQLSWSEQDIQSRIDAFAKVFKK, encoded by the coding sequence ATGCCGGGCTTTGAACTTTTTGACGAAACTGAAAAACAACAGATTGATGAAGTAATGGAAAAAGGTTTCACCTTCCGTTACAACTTTGATGGCATGCGCAATGATGTCTGGAAAGCGCGTGAACTGGAAAACATGATTTGTGAAACCCTCGATATCAAGCATGCTCATTTGGTTTCCAGTGGTACCACCGCCTTAACTACAGCCTTGGCCGCCGCAGGAATTGGTGCCGGCGATGAAGTCATTGTGCCGCCGTTTACCTTTGTTGCCAGTGTCGAAGCGATTGTCTTGGCAGGAGCCATTCCGGTATTTGCCGAAATTGATGAAACCTTGACCTTGTCTCCTGCAGGTATCGAAGCGGTGATTACACCAAAAACCAAAGCGGTCAACTTTGTTCATATGTGCGGTTCTATGGGACATATGGATGAAATCAAAGCGATTTGCGACAAACACAATCTAGTACTGCTGGAAGACGCTTGTCAGGCAACCGGTGCAACCTATAAGGGCAAAGCATTGGGCAGCATCGGCCAAGTGGGAACCTTCTCATTTGATTCGGTGAAAACCATCTCTTGCGGAGAAGGCGGTGCGGTGTTGACCAATGATGAAAGCATCTATAACAACGCTCACATGTACTCCGACCACGGTCACGACCATATCGGCATGGATCGCGGTGCCGAAAGCCACCCGATTATGGGTAGCAACTACCGTATTTCGGAAATGAATGCCGCAGTAGGTGTCGCACAATGGAAAAAACTGGACCGCATTCTGGAGATCCAACGTCGTAATAAGAAAGCTTTGAAAGACGCACTTGCTCAATACCCGGAAGTTTCATTCCGGGTTTTACCAGACGAAGCCGGTGATAACGCCGGTTTTTTGAGCATTATGCTACCGACGGAAGCACGTGCCCAAGAAGTGACTAAAGCTTTGGGCGAAGCTGGTGTTCCAGCGGTATTTTACTGGTACGGCAATAATTGGCATTACTTGAAAAACTGGAAACATATCCATGAAATGAAAAGCTGTGCCAAGCTACCAATTGATTTAGTCGCCGATCGTCCGGATTACAACAATGTACAAACACCGCAATCCGATGCTATTATGAGCCGCACCATCTCGATGCTAATCCAATTGTCTTGGTCTGAACAAGACATTCAAAGCCGTATTGATGCGTTTGCAAAAGTTTTTAAGAAATAA
- a CDS encoding iron-containing alcohol dehydrogenase family protein, producing MKFRNFKTVPKMIFGRGSFDQLDDVLADERNSSDDFVVFLVDEVHKDKPLAQRIPTIGKDMLIWLDVTDEPKTTYVDALTEQVQAYAKDNANGNNPVSVVGIGGGSSLDLGKAVALMLTNEGGSASYQGWDLIKNPAVHHIGIPTISGTGAEASRTTVLTGPDKKLGMNSDYTVYDQIIMDPDLIQGVPKDQWFYTGMDCYIHNIEALNGTYINEFARAFGEKSLDLCNEVFLQDHPDSDEKLMMASYMGGQSIAYSQVGACHALSYGLSYVMGYHHGIGNCIAFDVLDDFYPEGVKVFREMMKKHNITLPKGITKDLSEEDMEKMIRTASGLAPLWENVYGPSWKEKVTPELLRSLYSKM from the coding sequence ATGAAATTCCGTAACTTTAAAACCGTCCCTAAAATGATTTTTGGTCGTGGTTCCTTTGACCAACTGGACGATGTTCTAGCCGACGAACGCAACTCAAGTGACGATTTTGTCGTCTTTCTGGTTGATGAAGTTCATAAAGATAAGCCTTTAGCGCAGCGCATTCCAACTATCGGTAAAGACATGCTGATTTGGCTGGATGTTACCGATGAACCGAAAACGACTTATGTCGATGCCTTGACCGAGCAGGTTCAAGCTTATGCCAAAGACAACGCTAACGGCAATAACCCGGTCAGCGTTGTCGGCATCGGTGGTGGTTCATCGCTGGATTTAGGTAAAGCGGTAGCCTTGATGCTAACCAATGAAGGTGGATCGGCCTCTTATCAGGGTTGGGATTTGATTAAGAACCCGGCGGTTCACCATATTGGTATCCCGACTATCTCAGGTACCGGTGCTGAAGCATCACGTACCACTGTATTGACCGGCCCTGATAAGAAATTGGGGATGAACTCGGATTACACCGTTTATGATCAGATCATTATGGATCCGGATCTAATCCAAGGCGTTCCAAAAGACCAGTGGTTCTATACCGGTATGGATTGTTATATCCACAACATCGAAGCCCTTAACGGCACTTACATCAATGAATTTGCCCGCGCTTTTGGTGAAAAATCACTAGACCTTTGTAATGAGGTTTTCCTACAAGACCACCCGGATTCAGATGAAAAACTGATGATGGCGTCTTATATGGGTGGACAGAGTATCGCCTACAGCCAGGTAGGTGCTTGTCACGCGCTGTCTTACGGACTTTCCTATGTAATGGGTTATCACCACGGCATCGGTAACTGTATCGCGTTTGATGTCTTGGACGATTTCTATCCGGAAGGCGTTAAGGTATTCCGTGAGATGATGAAAAAACACAATATCACGCTACCCAAAGGCATCACCAAAGACTTGAGTGAAGAAGATATGGAAAAGATGATCCGTACCGCTTCCGGTTTAGCGCCGCTTTGGGAAAACGTTTACGGGCCAAGCTGGAAAGAAAAGGTAACACCGGAACTTCTGCGCTCCCTATACTCAAAAATGTAA